The following are encoded together in the Acidobacteriota bacterium genome:
- a CDS encoding glycosyltransferase family 4 protein, translating into MKIAYVTAGAAGMYCGSCLHDNTLAKALIDAGQDVALIPTYTPIRTDEVDVSIDRVFYGAVNVFLEQKSSIFRHTPRFVDSLLDAKPLLNWVSGRGSSVDAKDLGDLTLSVLLGEDGRQSKELAKLVQFLKEDYRPDLVHLTNSMFLGFAREIKREVGCPVLCSVQGEEIFLDELPDPQRSDVRAALRERAQDVDGFVATSDYYVDFMSDYLGVDRSIVHQVDLGINLDGFDAVDRQSAGDPFVMGFLARICPEKGPHLAIEAFRRLCDRAGRSNIRMRMAGYCGPRDHAYRDALLASVAQWGLTDSFEYLGEVDRPGKIAFLQGLDVMTLPTTFREPKGLSVIEALAVGTPVVVPEHGTFPELVQETDGGLLFKPGDTEGLTQALDTLRTHPDHRRRLGEHGRQVVHARRDASTMADNTMKVYRRFLAGGRPKESSQNG; encoded by the coding sequence TTGAAGATCGCCTACGTCACCGCCGGTGCCGCCGGCATGTACTGCGGGAGTTGTCTGCATGACAACACCCTGGCAAAGGCCCTGATCGATGCGGGGCAGGATGTCGCGCTCATTCCGACCTATACGCCGATTCGTACCGACGAGGTGGACGTCAGCATCGATCGTGTGTTCTACGGCGCGGTCAACGTCTTCCTGGAGCAGAAGTCGTCGATCTTCCGTCACACACCACGCTTCGTCGACTCGCTTCTGGACGCGAAACCGCTCCTCAACTGGGTTTCCGGTCGGGGGAGTAGCGTCGACGCCAAGGACCTCGGCGACCTCACCCTTTCCGTCTTGCTCGGCGAAGATGGGCGGCAGAGTAAGGAGCTGGCGAAGCTGGTGCAGTTCCTGAAAGAGGACTACCGACCCGATCTGGTCCATCTGACCAACTCGATGTTTCTCGGCTTCGCACGAGAGATCAAGCGGGAGGTCGGTTGTCCGGTCCTCTGTTCCGTTCAGGGCGAGGAGATCTTCCTGGACGAACTTCCCGACCCCCAGCGGTCCGATGTGCGTGCGGCGCTCAGAGAGCGGGCGCAGGATGTGGACGGCTTCGTGGCGACCAGCGACTACTACGTTGATTTCATGAGCGACTACCTGGGTGTGGACCGGAGCATCGTTCATCAGGTCGACCTCGGCATCAATCTCGACGGGTTCGACGCCGTGGATCGGCAGTCGGCAGGCGACCCGTTCGTCATGGGCTTCCTGGCAAGGATCTGCCCGGAAAAGGGCCCCCACCTGGCGATCGAGGCTTTTCGTAGGCTCTGCGACCGCGCGGGTCGATCCAATATCCGCATGAGAATGGCGGGGTATTGTGGCCCACGAGACCACGCCTATCGCGACGCACTTCTCGCCAGTGTCGCCCAGTGGGGGCTGACGGATTCGTTCGAGTATCTGGGCGAGGTCGATCGACCGGGCAAGATCGCTTTCTTGCAGGGGCTCGATGTCATGACCCTACCGACGACGTTTCGTGAGCCCAAGGGGCTGTCGGTGATCGAAGCGCTTGCCGTCGGGACTCCGGTGGTCGTCCCGGAACACGGCACGTTTCCGGAATTGGTACAAGAGACCGATGGTGGGCTGCTCTTCAAGCCCGGAGACACCGAAGGCCTGACGCAGGCGCTGGATACCCTTCGAACCCACCCCGATCATCGTCGCCGATTAGGCGAACATGGACGGCAAGTAGTCCACGCCCGGCGGGACGCATCCACCATGGCGGATAATACGATGAAGGTCTACCGCCGATTCCTCGCAGGCGGTCGCCCGAAGGAGAGTTCTCAGAATGGCTGA